A genomic segment from Cygnus atratus isolate AKBS03 ecotype Queensland, Australia chromosome 9, CAtr_DNAZoo_HiC_assembly, whole genome shotgun sequence encodes:
- the WDR53 gene encoding WD repeat-containing protein 53 isoform X2, whose protein sequence is MLWNLQKARPLWTTNLQECETEDNPQSAGQLFNPPLAHSLSVASCGNIFGCGAQDGKVRIFRVTGVKFERELEFKGHSLGVSQVLFMPETYWLLTGGNDGKVLLWDVSGDVGKQQKSPAKSLQRRKAQAPASTRKDGKLNKAASNDHARILPKLTIEHGEKVNWLTCTEIKGSRRVLVADQSSSISVYPLPES, encoded by the coding sequence ATGCTGTGGAACCTGCAGAAAGCTCGCCCCCTGTGGACCACAAACTTGCAGGAGTGTGAAACAGAAGACAATCCACAGTCAGCTGGCCAGCTCTTTAACCCTCCACTTGCACATTCCCTGTCTGTCGCATCATGTGGCAACATCTTTGGCTGCGGAGCTCAAGATGGTAAAGTTAGAATATTCAGAGTCACTGGTGTCAAGTTCGAACGTGAGCTGGAGTTTAAAGGTCACAGCTTAGGAGTATCACAGGTCCTCTTTATGCCAGAAACATACTGGTTGTTGACTGGGGGAAACGATGGGAAAGTCTTGCTCTGGGATGTCAGCGGTGATgtgggaaagcagcagaaaagccCAGCAAAGTCCCTCCAGAGAAGGAAGGCCCAAGCACCTGCTTCCACCAGAAAAGATGGAAAGCTCAACAAAGCAGCTTCAAATGACCATGCTAGAATTTTACCAAAGCTAACCATTGAGCATGGAGAGAAAGTGAACTGGCTCACGTGCACAGAGATCAAAGGCTCCAGGAGAGTATTAGTTGCTGATCAGAGTAGTTCTATATCTGTTTATCCGTTGCCAGAATCGTAG